A genomic stretch from Dissulfurispira thermophila includes:
- a CDS encoding FmdB family zinc ribbon protein — protein MPIFEYKCDKCGYEFEKLIFGNTKVACPECGAENVKKKLSVFGMSGVENQTSSGCSSCSSGSCSSCK, from the coding sequence GTGCCAATTTTTGAATATAAATGCGATAAATGTGGATATGAATTTGAAAAGCTCATTTTTGGCAATACAAAAGTGGCCTGTCCTGAATGTGGAGCAGAAAACGTCAAAAAAAAGCTTTCTGTCTTTGGCATGAGCGGTGTGGAAAATCAAACATCGTCAGGATGTTCTTCATGTAGTTCTGGGTCATGCAGTTCGTGTAAATAA
- the smpB gene encoding SsrA-binding protein SmpB: MKHDMKIVCQNRKAYHDYSIEETIEAGIQLLGTEVKSLRDGKANLKDSYVLIKNSEVILLNCHISPYSHGNILNHDPLRTRKLLLHRKEIDRLRGKMQQKGYTLIPLKIYFKGPYAKVEIGLARGKKQYEKREAIKEREAKRDIEKAMKRR, encoded by the coding sequence ATGAAACATGATATGAAAATAGTATGCCAGAACAGAAAGGCATATCACGATTACAGCATTGAAGAAACAATCGAGGCAGGCATCCAACTTTTAGGCACAGAGGTTAAGTCTTTAAGAGATGGCAAGGCAAACCTTAAAGACAGCTATGTTCTGATTAAAAACTCAGAGGTCATTCTTCTTAACTGCCACATAAGCCCTTATTCTCATGGCAACATATTAAACCACGATCCACTGAGAACAAGGAAACTTTTACTTCATAGAAAAGAGATCGACAGATTAAGAGGCAAGATGCAGCAGAAAGGTTATACATTGATTCCACTTAAGATATATTTCAAGGGACCTTATGCAAAAGTTGAGATAGGTCTTGCAAGAGGCAAGAAACAGTATGAAAAAAGGGAAGCAATAAAAGAAAGGGAAGCAAAAAGGGATATAGAGAAGGCAATGAAAAGACGATAG